Proteins from a genomic interval of Rubinisphaera italica:
- a CDS encoding FHA domain-containing protein codes for MLTADLRILSGKHEGKVISLTTKKFLIGRGEDCHMRPNNDLVSRHHCVFTLDEYSVRLRDLGSTNGTHVNDEPLKGQTVLNTGDKIRIGKLEFSITVKEGAPVAAEVASEPGEPLELSGETISESDQYEDSESDGDSTGTETIHDLSDSPTDTQMMNEGDTQFFPPQQQYPGQQPLQYAPGSMPPGYGYPQMPGYPPQMPMGQFPYPQMPGYPQQYQMPGYPQGYPMPNQQMPGYPQQQQPQQQQPQYQQPQYQQPQPEQDYEVEEEEPSANKKSGSEIPVKLPDPSETGAKEEAKVENAGRESAGKSFAEENPSSKAGDIIQQYMRRRPS; via the coding sequence ATGCTCACTGCGGATTTACGGATCTTATCTGGAAAACACGAGGGGAAAGTCATTTCCCTGACGACGAAAAAATTTCTGATTGGTCGTGGTGAAGATTGCCACATGCGACCCAACAACGACTTGGTCAGTAGACACCATTGTGTATTCACACTCGATGAATACTCGGTTCGACTACGTGACCTTGGCAGCACGAATGGTACACATGTCAATGACGAACCATTGAAAGGTCAAACTGTACTGAATACGGGCGATAAAATCCGTATCGGGAAACTCGAATTCTCCATTACGGTGAAAGAAGGGGCGCCCGTTGCAGCGGAAGTCGCCTCCGAGCCTGGTGAGCCCCTGGAATTGTCGGGAGAAACGATTTCGGAATCTGACCAGTATGAAGACTCCGAATCAGATGGTGACTCAACAGGAACAGAAACGATTCACGATCTTTCAGATTCTCCTACTGATACACAAATGATGAACGAGGGGGATACTCAATTCTTCCCACCTCAACAGCAGTATCCCGGGCAGCAACCTCTTCAATACGCTCCTGGTTCGATGCCACCTGGTTACGGGTATCCTCAGATGCCCGGATATCCTCCACAGATGCCGATGGGGCAATTCCCGTATCCTCAGATGCCAGGATATCCGCAACAATATCAGATGCCTGGGTATCCTCAGGGATATCCAATGCCAAATCAGCAGATGCCCGGATATCCTCAACAGCAGCAACCTCAACAGCAGCAACCTCAATACCAGCAGCCACAATATCAACAGCCTCAGCCCGAACAGGACTATGAAGTCGAGGAAGAGGAGCCTTCTGCCAATAAGAAGTCGGGATCTGAAATTCCAGTCAAGCTTCCAGATCCCTCTGAAACGGGTGCAAAAGAAGAAGCTAAGGTAGAAAATGCAGGCAGGGAATCTGCAGGGAAATCTTTTGCGGAGGAAAATCCTTCTTCAAAAGCAGGGGACATCATTCAGCAATATATGCGTCGGCGACCGTCTTAA
- a CDS encoding SDR family NAD(P)-dependent oxidoreductase, producing MDLTGKNVIITGASRGIGRGAAIELAKAGANVAVNYHSDAEAAQEVVAEIESLGQEGLAIQTDVSDQSAVEAMVSQVVETWGRLDCYVSNAVYSDRENMVDAKLDGFRKTIDVSMWGAFYGVQAASRQMISQGGGGAITVVSSPHAVIPLPGAMAYNMAKAAIDQMARTAAIELAEHRIRVNIIHPGWIDTPGERKFFSEEDLAAGAGNIPWDRLGTPSEIGRAILYTLSPDADYMTGSTLLIDGGISLPWWAAKRQEAN from the coding sequence ATGGATCTCACAGGGAAAAATGTCATTATTACGGGTGCTTCTCGAGGTATTGGACGAGGAGCAGCGATCGAGTTGGCGAAAGCCGGTGCAAACGTAGCCGTGAATTATCATTCCGATGCCGAGGCGGCTCAGGAAGTGGTCGCTGAGATCGAGTCCCTTGGCCAAGAGGGTTTGGCGATCCAGACTGATGTTTCCGATCAGTCGGCTGTGGAAGCGATGGTGAGTCAGGTCGTCGAAACCTGGGGACGGCTCGATTGTTATGTCTCGAATGCTGTCTACAGTGATCGGGAAAATATGGTCGATGCTAAACTGGACGGTTTTCGAAAAACGATTGACGTGAGTATGTGGGGAGCTTTTTATGGAGTGCAAGCTGCTTCGCGTCAAATGATTTCGCAAGGGGGTGGTGGAGCAATTACGGTCGTCAGTTCACCGCATGCCGTGATTCCATTGCCGGGAGCAATGGCCTACAACATGGCCAAGGCGGCGATTGACCAGATGGCACGAACTGCTGCAATCGAATTAGCCGAGCATCGTATTCGGGTAAATATTATCCACCCTGGCTGGATCGACACGCCCGGTGAGCGTAAGTTTTTCTCGGAGGAGGATCTCGCAGCTGGTGCTGGCAACATCCCATGGGATCGACTCGGAACTCCTTCGGAAATTGGTCGAGCTATCCTCTACACCCTCAGCCCCGATGCCGACTATATGACCGGCTCGACTTTGCTCATCGATGGTGGAATTTCTCTTCCCTGGTGGGCCGCCAAGCGTCAGGAAGCGAATTGA
- the lhgO gene encoding L-2-hydroxyglutarate oxidase → MESYDVAIIGGGIVGLATAYRILQKRPQTRLLLLEKEGKLAAHQTGHNSGVIHSGIYYKPGSLRAKNCRAGKQQLEEFCTKHSIPFDRCGKVIIATQESELPGLQSIFERGQANGVTCELISRERLGELEPQTAGIAAIHVPETGIVDYVKASEKLAEIIKEQGGSIRTQAELLKVEARSGQQVLTTKVGEFRTKQIVTCAGLQSDRIAKLCGWNPQAKIIPFRGEYYELCPRAEHLCRNLIYPVPDPNFPFLGVHFTRMIQGGVECGPNAVLAFAREGYAKTNFNVLDMWDALSFPGFRKLGLKHWSAGLGEMYRSLSKPAFVAALQRLVPDIKSSDLIAAPAGIRAQAVTPDGQLVDDFLIEEDHYAIHVLNAPSPAATSALNIGVTICDRLLKRFYA, encoded by the coding sequence ATGGAATCGTATGACGTTGCGATCATCGGAGGCGGGATCGTCGGATTGGCGACCGCTTATCGCATTCTCCAGAAACGCCCGCAGACACGACTGCTACTTCTTGAAAAAGAAGGCAAGCTGGCCGCCCATCAAACTGGTCACAATTCTGGCGTGATTCATTCGGGGATCTATTACAAGCCGGGATCATTGAGGGCGAAGAACTGTCGAGCCGGGAAACAGCAACTTGAAGAATTCTGTACTAAACACAGTATCCCGTTCGATCGTTGTGGCAAAGTCATCATTGCAACACAGGAGTCTGAACTTCCAGGTCTGCAATCAATTTTCGAACGTGGGCAGGCCAACGGCGTCACCTGCGAACTGATCAGCCGGGAGCGACTAGGGGAGCTGGAACCACAAACCGCAGGCATTGCCGCGATCCATGTGCCGGAAACGGGAATTGTCGATTATGTCAAAGCCTCCGAAAAGCTAGCCGAAATTATCAAAGAGCAGGGCGGCTCCATCCGCACGCAGGCAGAACTTCTGAAAGTCGAGGCTCGCTCGGGTCAACAAGTGTTGACAACCAAAGTCGGTGAGTTCCGAACCAAACAGATCGTCACCTGTGCCGGGCTGCAATCGGACCGCATCGCTAAACTGTGTGGTTGGAATCCACAAGCGAAGATCATTCCCTTTCGTGGCGAGTATTACGAACTCTGTCCACGTGCAGAGCATCTCTGCAGGAATTTAATCTATCCGGTTCCCGATCCCAATTTTCCGTTTCTGGGTGTGCATTTCACCCGCATGATCCAAGGGGGCGTCGAGTGCGGCCCCAACGCTGTGCTCGCCTTTGCCCGGGAAGGATATGCCAAAACAAATTTCAATGTTCTCGACATGTGGGATGCCCTCAGTTTTCCCGGCTTCCGCAAACTCGGACTCAAACATTGGTCAGCTGGTTTGGGGGAAATGTACCGCTCGCTTTCCAAACCTGCTTTTGTGGCCGCTCTTCAAAGGCTTGTGCCCGACATCAAATCGTCGGATCTCATCGCCGCCCCAGCGGGAATCCGTGCTCAGGCCGTCACACCAGATGGCCAACTCGTCGATGATTTTCTGATCGAAGAAGATCATTACGCGATTCACGTCCTCAATGCCCCATCGCCCGCTGCGACTTCTGCTTTGAATATCGGCGTGACCATCTGCGATCGTTTGCTGAAACGCTTTTATGCCTGA
- the nqrM gene encoding (Na+)-NQR maturation NqrM gives MATFIVALIVFAAAIGGMAAGVVFSNRCLRGSCGGLSNMPDGANQSVCNTCAPHTPAPEKETVSSASET, from the coding sequence ATGGCCACATTTATAGTCGCTTTGATTGTCTTTGCAGCCGCGATTGGCGGTATGGCTGCGGGAGTTGTCTTCAGCAATCGCTGCCTCCGCGGCAGTTGTGGTGGATTGAGCAACATGCCCGATGGAGCCAATCAATCGGTTTGCAACACCTGTGCTCCGCATACCCCAGCACCGGAAAAAGAAACCGTCTCCTCTGCGAGTGAAACTTAA
- a CDS encoding FAD:protein FMN transferase: MSNRKISLTTTSEANPPMNGDRITRFHKFALCLILAESVFCSGCQQNEEAFKPIKITGSTMGTFYEVTIADDLPPDQIPKLTNRINELLEQINAEMSTYDPQSEISQFNQSESLDWFPVSPGFAQVVNEAIIFSIITNGAFDPTVGPLVDLWHFGPEIKDRKIPTQEQIDEVMSYVGAHQLKARLNPPAIRKTIPNLRLDLSAIAKGYAVDVIAEELKTQGVQGGLVNIGGEVVAVGRKEDGTKWRLGIEKPIEGKRDIERIVHLSDVAMATSGDYRNYYEVDGVRYSHTIDPITGRPVTHHLRSVSVLSDSCLAADVYATALMVMGMAKAKNFAANHELAVGLQEREETQADNYFSPEFLNQTKE, from the coding sequence GTGTCGAACCGGAAAATATCGCTTACGACGACTTCGGAGGCTAATCCGCCAATGAATGGCGATCGAATAACACGATTCCACAAATTCGCTCTTTGCCTGATCCTGGCAGAGAGCGTTTTTTGTAGTGGGTGTCAGCAAAATGAAGAGGCATTCAAGCCGATTAAAATCACCGGCTCAACGATGGGCACTTTCTATGAAGTGACCATTGCCGATGATCTTCCCCCGGACCAGATCCCCAAACTGACGAACCGCATCAACGAACTTCTTGAGCAGATCAATGCCGAGATGTCGACTTACGATCCTCAGTCGGAAATCTCGCAGTTCAATCAATCCGAGTCACTCGACTGGTTTCCCGTATCTCCCGGGTTTGCGCAAGTGGTCAATGAGGCGATTATTTTTTCCATCATAACAAATGGAGCCTTCGATCCGACCGTCGGGCCATTGGTCGACCTCTGGCATTTTGGGCCGGAAATTAAAGATCGAAAAATACCGACTCAGGAACAGATTGATGAGGTCATGAGTTACGTGGGCGCTCATCAACTGAAAGCCCGTCTCAATCCCCCCGCCATTCGTAAAACCATCCCCAACCTCCGGCTCGATCTTTCCGCGATTGCCAAAGGTTATGCTGTCGATGTGATTGCTGAAGAGTTGAAAACTCAAGGAGTTCAAGGGGGCCTGGTCAACATTGGTGGCGAAGTCGTCGCGGTTGGACGCAAGGAAGATGGCACGAAATGGAGGCTCGGAATTGAAAAACCGATCGAAGGCAAGCGGGATATCGAACGCATTGTCCATCTGTCCGATGTTGCGATGGCCACTTCAGGAGACTATCGGAACTATTATGAGGTCGACGGCGTCCGCTATTCTCATACAATAGATCCAATAACCGGAAGACCTGTGACTCATCATTTGCGTTCAGTCTCCGTATTGTCCGACTCCTGTCTTGCTGCGGATGTTTATGCAACTGCATTAATGGTGATGGGAATGGCAAAAGCCAAGAACTTTGCTGCGAATCATGAACTGGCAGTCGGATTACAGGAACGTGAAGAGACTCAGGCCGACAATTATTTCAGCCCAGAATTTCTGAATCAAACGAAAGAATAA
- the nqrF gene encoding NADH:ubiquinone reductase (Na(+)-transporting) subunit F, giving the protein MFSTIFISVAMFTLIIISLVGVILFAKSRLVPSGDVTIIVNDQKEIHVPAGGKLLGALAADKIFVSSACGGGGTCAQCKVHITEGGGDILPTEKGHINKKEAREGLRLSCQVPVKGDMRVEVPPEVFETKKWICTVKSNRNVATFIKELILELPEGEDVGFKAGGYIQIECPPHELTYENFDIEEKFRGDWDKFNLWKVKSVVKEDVVRAYSMANYPGEKGIIMLNVRVATPPPRAPEGTPPGKMSSYIFNLKPGDKVTISGPYGEFFIKDTENEMIYIGGGAGMAPLRSHIFELLKTLNSGRKISYWYGGRSKRELFYLEEFEALAEKFPNFTLHIALSEPQPEDNWNGPVGFIHNVLYDYYLKEHAAPEDCEYYICGPPMMLSAVQKLLEDQGVEPENIAYDDFGG; this is encoded by the coding sequence ATGTTCAGTACCATATTTATTAGCGTGGCGATGTTTACGCTGATCATCATTTCGCTGGTCGGGGTGATTTTGTTTGCCAAATCGAGACTTGTTCCGAGTGGCGATGTAACGATCATCGTGAACGATCAAAAAGAAATTCACGTCCCTGCTGGCGGCAAATTGCTCGGAGCCTTGGCAGCCGACAAAATTTTCGTTTCCTCAGCCTGTGGTGGTGGTGGAACCTGTGCCCAGTGCAAAGTGCATATCACAGAAGGTGGCGGAGATATCCTGCCTACCGAAAAAGGTCACATCAATAAAAAAGAAGCGCGCGAAGGTTTGCGACTTTCCTGCCAGGTTCCCGTCAAAGGGGATATGCGGGTTGAAGTTCCACCCGAAGTCTTCGAGACGAAGAAGTGGATTTGTACTGTAAAATCCAACCGCAACGTGGCGACTTTCATCAAAGAGTTGATTCTCGAACTGCCTGAAGGTGAAGATGTCGGCTTCAAAGCCGGGGGATACATTCAGATCGAATGTCCGCCTCACGAGCTCACCTACGAAAACTTCGACATCGAAGAAAAATTCCGTGGCGACTGGGACAAGTTCAATCTGTGGAAAGTCAAATCGGTCGTTAAGGAAGATGTTGTTCGTGCCTACTCGATGGCCAACTATCCCGGCGAAAAAGGGATTATCATGCTCAACGTGCGTGTGGCGACCCCACCGCCGCGAGCACCGGAAGGAACTCCTCCCGGCAAGATGTCTTCCTATATCTTCAACTTGAAGCCTGGCGATAAGGTCACCATTTCCGGTCCTTATGGTGAGTTCTTCATCAAAGATACCGAAAACGAAATGATCTACATCGGTGGTGGAGCCGGGATGGCTCCGCTGCGATCACACATTTTTGAACTTCTCAAAACGCTCAACTCAGGTCGAAAAATCTCCTACTGGTATGGTGGACGCAGTAAACGCGAACTCTTCTACCTGGAAGAATTCGAGGCTTTGGCCGAGAAATTTCCGAACTTTACACTGCACATTGCGTTGTCAGAACCGCAGCCGGAAGACAACTGGAATGGACCAGTCGGTTTTATCCACAATGTTCTGTACGATTACTATCTGAAAGAGCACGCTGCTCCTGAAGATTGCGAATACTATATCTGTGGACCACCAATGATGCTCTCAGCGGTTCAGAAGCTGCTGGAAGATCAGGGTGTCGAACCGGAAAATATCGCTTACGACGACTTCGGAGGCTAA
- the nqrE gene encoding NADH:ubiquinone reductase (Na(+)-transporting) subunit E, giving the protein MDQLEHFLSLLLKAVFVENLALAFFLGMCTFLAVSKNVKTALGLGVAVIVIQTITVPANNLIYTYLLKKDALGWTGIASLSGIDLEFLGLISYIGVIAAMVQILELILDRFFPPLYNALGIFLPLITVNCAILGGSLFMVERDYNFADSCVFGFGSGLGWAFAIAALAGIREKMKYSDVPDGLKGLGITFITVGLMSLAFMSFSGIQL; this is encoded by the coding sequence ATGGATCAATTAGAACATTTCCTCAGCTTGCTCTTAAAAGCGGTTTTCGTCGAGAATCTGGCATTAGCATTCTTCCTGGGAATGTGTACGTTTCTGGCCGTCTCCAAGAATGTAAAAACCGCCCTTGGCCTGGGTGTTGCAGTGATTGTCATTCAGACGATTACTGTGCCGGCCAACAATCTGATTTACACCTACCTGCTCAAGAAAGATGCACTGGGCTGGACAGGAATTGCCTCGCTTTCGGGGATTGATCTCGAGTTTCTCGGGTTGATCAGTTACATCGGCGTCATTGCCGCGATGGTGCAGATTCTTGAATTGATTCTCGATCGCTTCTTCCCACCATTGTACAATGCACTGGGAATTTTCCTGCCACTGATTACCGTGAACTGTGCGATCCTGGGTGGGTCTCTGTTTATGGTGGAGCGAGACTATAATTTTGCAGATAGTTGCGTCTTCGGTTTCGGGTCAGGACTTGGCTGGGCGTTTGCGATTGCCGCACTGGCTGGAATTCGAGAAAAAATGAAATACAGCGATGTTCCCGATGGCCTCAAAGGGCTGGGAATTACCTTCATTACTGTCGGCTTGATGTCTCTGGCATTCATGTCATTTTCCGGAATTCAGCTGTAA
- a CDS encoding NADH:ubiquinone reductase (Na(+)-transporting) subunit D, protein MARSKAADVLLTPIFSNNPIALQVLGICSALAVTSKMETTVTMCVAVTLVTGFSSAAVAAIRDYIPNSIRIIVQMTIIASLVIMVDQFLKAFLPEIAKTMSVFVGLIITNCIVMGRAEGYAMKNNAFMSFLDGIGNGLGYSVLLLIVGVVRELFGSGKLFGNTIFPSVNEGGWYVPNGLLLLPPSAFFLIGIFIWVLRTADKDQVEHD, encoded by the coding sequence ATGGCACGATCGAAAGCAGCTGACGTACTGCTCACTCCAATTTTCTCGAACAACCCGATTGCATTGCAGGTTCTGGGGATCTGCTCGGCTCTCGCGGTGACGAGTAAAATGGAAACGACAGTCACAATGTGTGTTGCGGTGACACTGGTCACTGGATTTTCCAGTGCAGCCGTCGCTGCGATTCGCGATTACATCCCGAACAGCATCCGCATTATCGTGCAGATGACGATCATCGCATCACTCGTGATTATGGTCGATCAGTTCCTCAAAGCGTTTCTGCCGGAAATCGCCAAAACGATGTCGGTGTTTGTGGGGCTGATTATCACCAACTGTATCGTCATGGGACGTGCAGAAGGTTACGCGATGAAGAACAATGCCTTCATGAGTTTCCTGGATGGCATCGGCAATGGGCTTGGCTACAGTGTTTTGCTGCTGATTGTTGGAGTTGTTCGTGAGCTGTTCGGTTCCGGCAAGCTCTTCGGCAATACCATTTTTCCTTCCGTCAACGAAGGGGGCTGGTATGTTCCTAATGGTTTACTGTTACTCCCACCAAGTGCGTTTTTCCTGATCGGGATTTTCATCTGGGTGTTGCGAACAGCGGATAAAGATCAGGTCGAACACGACTAA
- a CDS encoding Na(+)-translocating NADH-quinone reductase subunit C, with translation MLQRDSVGGTFTIAAILCVVCSIIVSATAVGLRPIKQKNEQLAFQREVLKVLGLYEADKNTPDQIPELFKKVKPLLVNIDTGKLAETDAVNIDTFDLKEVSSNPELIEEIPAEKDLAGIGTREKITKIYLLMKEDGTIDQMVLPVRGKGLWSTMWGLLSLDGDGKTVRGLTFYQDGETPGLGGEINNARWQASWSNPECPKVILNDAGEVNISFYKGALNCETPNSEHLFEALGGATITTRGVETMMYYWLGDHGYKTLIENLTSGEVKVAQATR, from the coding sequence ATGTTACAGCGTGACTCCGTAGGCGGAACCTTTACGATCGCGGCTATTCTGTGTGTCGTCTGTTCCATTATCGTCTCAGCAACTGCGGTTGGACTCCGTCCGATCAAGCAGAAGAATGAGCAATTGGCATTTCAGCGAGAAGTTCTCAAAGTTCTGGGGCTATACGAAGCCGATAAGAACACCCCAGACCAAATTCCGGAACTGTTCAAAAAGGTCAAACCTCTGCTGGTTAATATCGATACCGGCAAGCTGGCAGAAACCGATGCCGTCAATATTGATACGTTCGATTTGAAGGAAGTTTCTTCGAATCCCGAATTGATTGAAGAGATTCCTGCAGAGAAAGATCTGGCTGGCATCGGAACCCGTGAGAAAATCACCAAGATTTATCTCCTCATGAAAGAAGATGGCACCATCGACCAGATGGTCCTTCCCGTTCGTGGCAAGGGATTGTGGTCAACGATGTGGGGTTTACTTTCACTTGATGGCGACGGTAAAACCGTACGTGGGCTCACTTTCTATCAAGATGGTGAAACGCCCGGTCTGGGTGGAGAAATCAATAATGCCCGCTGGCAGGCCAGTTGGAGCAATCCGGAATGTCCGAAAGTCATCCTGAATGATGCCGGTGAAGTGAATATCTCCTTTTATAAAGGAGCTCTGAATTGTGAAACACCCAATAGCGAACATTTATTTGAAGCTCTGGGTGGAGCCACGATCACGACTCGAGGCGTCGAGACAATGATGTATTACTGGTTGGGTGATCACGGCTATAAGACATTGATCGAGAACCTGACTAGTGGAGAAGTTAAAGTCGCACAGGCGACTCGTTAA
- a CDS encoding NADH:ubiquinone reductase (Na(+)-transporting) subunit B, translated as MKPLRQLLDKMHPLFTKGGKLEPFYPLYEAGDTFLYTPGEITHGPSHVRDALDLKRMMITVVAALGPCILMAMWNTGYQANLVLDAGGVSVPEGWRGAVFNAIGLTANPDNQLANLLLGALYFFPLFLVSNIAGGLCEVVFSCIRNHEINEGFLVTGMLYPLTLPPTLPWWQAAIGIMFAVVLAKEVFGGTGKNFINVALTGRAFLYFAYPSQISGDRVWVAADGYKLVDGYTGATSLGQLGSLDPANASMGMNAVTNSVADGGLGLSWMDCFLGVIPGSMGETSALACLFGAFVLIASGIGSWRVMAAVVLGALVTSGGLFAAGSEGNAVFAMPPYWHLVVGGFAFGTVFMATDPVSSAFSSGGQWVYGFLIGFMTILIRVINPAFPEGIMLAILFGNVFAPLIDHFFVQANIKRRLARTHVTA; from the coding sequence ATGAAACCTTTGCGTCAACTACTTGATAAGATGCATCCGCTGTTCACCAAGGGTGGAAAGCTGGAGCCGTTTTACCCACTTTACGAAGCGGGTGATACGTTTTTATATACGCCGGGCGAAATTACGCACGGTCCTTCGCATGTCCGGGATGCACTCGATCTCAAGCGCATGATGATTACCGTCGTCGCCGCTTTGGGACCTTGTATTCTGATGGCGATGTGGAACACCGGCTACCAGGCGAATCTCGTGCTGGATGCTGGTGGAGTATCCGTTCCAGAAGGCTGGCGTGGTGCTGTTTTTAATGCGATCGGATTGACGGCTAATCCCGATAATCAGCTGGCAAACCTGCTGCTGGGGGCTCTCTACTTCTTCCCTCTGTTCCTGGTCTCCAATATTGCTGGAGGTCTTTGTGAAGTGGTCTTCAGCTGTATTCGGAATCATGAAATCAATGAAGGATTTCTTGTCACAGGCATGTTGTATCCGCTGACTTTGCCTCCAACATTACCATGGTGGCAGGCGGCAATTGGAATTATGTTTGCAGTTGTCCTCGCTAAGGAAGTCTTCGGGGGAACCGGGAAAAACTTTATCAATGTCGCACTGACAGGTCGTGCGTTTCTGTACTTCGCTTATCCTTCGCAAATTTCTGGAGATCGTGTCTGGGTTGCAGCCGATGGCTACAAGCTGGTTGATGGCTACACCGGAGCCACTTCTCTCGGACAACTCGGATCGCTTGATCCAGCAAACGCTTCCATGGGCATGAATGCGGTCACGAATTCCGTTGCAGATGGCGGGCTTGGATTGAGTTGGATGGATTGCTTTTTAGGTGTCATCCCCGGTTCGATGGGGGAAACCTCGGCTCTGGCCTGCTTGTTTGGTGCCTTTGTTTTGATCGCATCGGGCATTGGTTCCTGGCGTGTGATGGCCGCTGTTGTCCTTGGTGCACTCGTCACCTCTGGCGGACTCTTCGCAGCGGGCAGTGAAGGAAATGCAGTTTTTGCGATGCCTCCTTACTGGCATCTGGTTGTTGGTGGATTTGCCTTTGGCACTGTATTTATGGCGACAGATCCTGTCTCCTCGGCCTTCTCATCAGGTGGGCAGTGGGTGTATGGATTCTTGATTGGCTTTATGACCATTCTTATTCGTGTGATTAATCCGGCCTTCCCGGAAGGCATTATGTTGGCAATTCTGTTCGGTAACGTCTTTGCACCGCTGATTGACCACTTCTTCGTCCAGGCAAACATTAAGAGAAGGTTGGCTCGTACTCATGTTACAGCGTGA
- a CDS encoding Na(+)-translocating NADH-quinone reductase subunit A gives MIKIKKGLDVPISGQPVQEISPGPEVGRVALIGPDYVGMKPTMLVQEGDRVKLGQPLFEDKKTPGVIYTSPGCGTVAEVNRGEKRYFQSMVIELDGDEEETFRSFADSDLTTLSRKDVQDNLVSSGLWTALRTRPFNKVPALDSQPSSIFVTAIDTQPLAADPTVVIAENEASFIHGLQVLRHLTDGSVFLCQPPSVKIPGASLDFIRAEEFAGPHPAGLPGTHIHYLDPVGPGKKVWFISYQDVIAIGKLFDTGRLSVERIISLAGPIVNEPRLIRTRIGASIFDIVEDQLNEADRRVISGSVLSGRTATGPYSYLGRYHNQISALAEGREREFLGWQMPGFDKFSIKDVYAASMNKLLNPKKRYNLTTSTGGSKRAMVPIGMYESVMPLDILPTFLLRALIVNDSDQAQALGCLELDEDDVSLCTFVCPGKYEYGSMLRRNLSIIESEG, from the coding sequence ATGATAAAAATTAAAAAAGGTTTAGATGTTCCCATTTCTGGCCAACCGGTGCAGGAGATTTCTCCTGGTCCCGAGGTTGGTCGCGTGGCGTTGATTGGTCCCGACTATGTCGGTATGAAACCAACAATGCTCGTGCAGGAAGGGGATCGGGTCAAATTAGGCCAGCCACTTTTCGAAGATAAGAAAACCCCCGGAGTGATTTACACCTCACCCGGTTGCGGGACCGTTGCTGAGGTGAATCGCGGCGAAAAACGCTATTTTCAGTCGATGGTGATCGAGCTTGATGGCGATGAAGAAGAGACTTTCCGCTCATTTGCCGATTCCGATCTGACGACCCTTTCCCGCAAGGATGTGCAGGATAACCTCGTCAGCTCTGGACTTTGGACGGCTCTGAGAACTCGCCCTTTCAATAAAGTTCCCGCGCTGGATTCTCAGCCGAGTTCCATTTTTGTGACGGCTATCGATACTCAGCCCCTTGCTGCAGATCCGACTGTTGTTATTGCAGAAAATGAAGCCAGTTTTATTCATGGCTTGCAGGTGCTGCGGCATCTGACTGATGGGTCTGTCTTTCTTTGTCAGCCGCCTTCGGTCAAAATTCCAGGGGCATCGCTCGATTTTATTCGAGCAGAAGAATTCGCAGGGCCGCATCCTGCTGGTTTGCCGGGGACACATATTCACTATCTGGATCCGGTTGGTCCGGGCAAAAAGGTCTGGTTCATCAGTTATCAGGATGTAATTGCCATTGGCAAGTTATTTGATACTGGACGGCTGTCAGTTGAGCGAATCATTTCGCTGGCTGGTCCGATTGTGAATGAACCTCGTTTGATTCGCACGCGAATTGGCGCGTCGATCTTCGATATCGTAGAAGATCAACTGAACGAAGCGGATCGCCGTGTGATTTCTGGGTCTGTTTTGTCTGGTCGAACAGCGACAGGGCCTTATTCCTATCTGGGAAGATATCACAATCAGATTTCAGCATTGGCTGAAGGTCGTGAGCGGGAATTCCTGGGTTGGCAGATGCCGGGCTTTGATAAGTTTTCGATCAAAGATGTTTATGCGGCTTCAATGAATAAATTGTTGAATCCCAAAAAGCGATATAATTTGACGACGAGTACAGGTGGCAGCAAGCGGGCGATGGTTCCGATTGGGATGTACGAATCTGTCATGCCTCTCGATATACTTCCTACGTTCTTACTGCGAGCACTGATTGTCAACGATTCCGATCAGGCTCAGGCGCTCGGCTGTCTGGAGTTGGATGAAGATGATGTTTCTCTGTGTACATTCGTGTGCCCTGGGAAGTACGAATACGGTTCGATGTTACGACGAAACCTGTCAATCATCGAAAGTGAAGGCTAG